One genomic region from Curtobacterium sp. 9128 encodes:
- the argJ gene encoding bifunctional glutamate N-acetyltransferase/amino-acid acetyltransferase ArgJ, whose protein sequence is MQGVTAAAGFRAAGATAGLKASGTPDVALVVNDGPESAVAAVFTSNRAQANPVIWSRQVVGDGIARAVFLNSGGANCFTGAFGFQTTHMTAEAVGESLGIGAGDVVVCSTGLIGRGDQTFRDHVLHGVALTTDALSETGGPDAAAAIMTTDTRAKQASVSEDGWTVGGMAKGAGMLAPGLATMLVVITTDALLTSDELDQALRAATRVTFDRVDSDGCMSTNDTVVLMSSGASGVTPEVGDFQEALTVVCADLARQLQQDAEGASHDIAIHVVNAANEDDAVTVGRSVARNNLFKAAVFGNDPNWGRVLAAIGTTDAEFDPYAVDVSMNGVRVCHAGAPDRPIDEVDLTPRDTDVLIDLGVGPYSATILTNDLTHDYVHENSAYSS, encoded by the coding sequence CTGCAGGGCGTGACCGCTGCTGCCGGCTTCCGCGCCGCCGGCGCGACCGCCGGACTCAAGGCGAGCGGAACGCCGGACGTGGCACTCGTCGTGAACGACGGTCCGGAATCGGCCGTCGCCGCGGTGTTCACCAGCAACCGCGCACAGGCCAATCCGGTGATCTGGTCCCGCCAGGTCGTCGGCGACGGCATCGCCAGGGCCGTGTTCCTGAACTCCGGCGGTGCGAACTGCTTCACCGGGGCCTTCGGCTTCCAGACCACGCACATGACGGCCGAGGCGGTGGGCGAGTCCCTCGGCATCGGTGCCGGCGACGTGGTCGTCTGTTCGACCGGTCTGATCGGCCGCGGCGACCAGACGTTCCGCGACCACGTCCTGCACGGCGTCGCACTCACCACGGACGCCCTGTCGGAGACCGGCGGCCCCGACGCCGCCGCCGCGATCATGACGACGGACACCCGGGCCAAGCAGGCGTCGGTCTCCGAGGACGGCTGGACCGTCGGTGGCATGGCCAAGGGCGCGGGCATGCTCGCGCCGGGGCTCGCGACGATGCTCGTCGTGATCACGACCGACGCGCTCCTCACCTCCGACGAACTCGACCAGGCCCTGCGGGCAGCCACCCGCGTCACGTTCGACCGGGTCGACTCCGACGGCTGCATGTCGACGAACGACACCGTCGTGCTGATGTCCTCCGGCGCGTCCGGCGTGACACCCGAGGTGGGCGACTTCCAGGAGGCCCTGACCGTCGTCTGTGCCGACCTGGCCCGCCAGCTCCAGCAGGACGCCGAGGGTGCCAGCCACGACATCGCGATCCACGTGGTGAACGCCGCGAACGAGGACGACGCCGTCACGGTCGGCCGCAGCGTCGCCCGGAACAACCTCTTCAAGGCGGCCGTGTTCGGCAACGACCCCAACTGGGGCCGGGTGCTCGCGGCGATCGGAACCACCGACGCCGAGTTCGACCCCTACGCGGTGGACGTCTCGATGAACGGCGTGCGGGTGTGCCACGCGGGTGCGCCCGACCGTCCCATCGACGAGGTCGACCTGACACCGCGCGACACCGACGTGCTCATCGACCTCGGGGTGGGGCCGTACTCGGCGACCATCCTGACGAACGACCTGACGCACGACTACGTCCACGAGAACAGCGCGTACTCCAGCTGA
- the argF gene encoding ornithine carbamoyltransferase, with product MTRHFLRDDDLSQAEQSAILDLAVGMKRDRWGAKPLAGPQSVAVIFDKSSTRTRVSFHVGISDLGGSPLIISTANSQLGGKETPSDTARVLERMVSAIVWRTYGQAGLEEMAEGTTVPVVNALSDDFHPCQLLADLLTIREHRGALAGQTVAFVGDGASNMAQSYLLAGATAGMHVRVGSPAAFSPAVDVVSDAERRAAETGGSVLVVTDPVAAVAGADVVVTDTWVSMGKEDEKQQRLDTFNGYRVDDAMMAHAADDAVFMHCLPADRGYEVTADVIDGPRSIIWDEAENRLHAQKALLAWLLAANTGA from the coding sequence ATGACCCGCCACTTCCTCCGCGACGACGACCTCTCGCAGGCCGAGCAGTCCGCCATCCTCGACCTCGCGGTCGGGATGAAGCGCGACCGCTGGGGCGCGAAGCCGCTCGCGGGCCCGCAGAGCGTCGCCGTGATCTTCGACAAGTCGTCGACGCGCACCCGGGTGTCCTTCCACGTCGGGATCAGCGACCTGGGTGGCAGCCCGCTCATCATCTCGACGGCGAACAGCCAGCTCGGCGGCAAGGAGACCCCGTCCGACACGGCCCGTGTGCTCGAGCGCATGGTGTCGGCCATCGTCTGGCGCACCTACGGTCAGGCCGGACTCGAGGAGATGGCGGAAGGCACCACGGTCCCCGTCGTCAACGCCCTGTCCGACGACTTCCACCCGTGCCAGCTGCTCGCCGACCTCCTGACGATCCGTGAACACCGCGGTGCACTCGCCGGACAGACGGTCGCCTTCGTCGGCGACGGCGCGAGCAACATGGCGCAGTCGTACCTGCTCGCCGGAGCCACCGCGGGCATGCACGTCCGTGTCGGTTCCCCTGCTGCGTTCTCGCCGGCCGTCGACGTCGTGTCGGACGCCGAACGCCGGGCTGCCGAGACCGGTGGATCGGTGCTCGTGGTGACGGACCCGGTCGCCGCCGTGGCCGGTGCGGACGTCGTCGTGACGGACACCTGGGTGTCGATGGGCAAGGAGGACGAGAAGCAGCAGCGTCTCGACACCTTCAACGGCTACCGCGTCGACGACGCGATGATGGCGCACGCCGCGGACGACGCCGTGTTCATGCACTGCCTGCCGGCCGACCGTGGGTACGAGGTCACCGCCGACGTGATCGACGGTCCGCGCAGCATCATCTGGGACGAGGCGGAGAACCGCCTGCACGCCCAGAAGGCACTCCTCGCCTGGCTCCTCGCCGCGAACACGGGCGCCTAG
- the pheT gene encoding phenylalanine--tRNA ligase subunit beta translates to MRVPLRWLGESVDLPEDATLEHVHAALVSVGFEEEAVHTFDLTGPVVVGRVLERVPEPQKNGKTINWCQVDVGESEPRGIVCGAHNFDVGDLVVVTLPGAVLPGPFPIAARKTYGHVSDGMIASARELGLGDEHDGILRFADLGMEPQVGQDAIALLGLDDAAVEINVTPDRGYALSMRGVAREYAHATGASFHDPVDRVAPRSGEGFTVSISDDAPIRGRVGASTFVTRVVRGVDATRPTPAWMVSRLALAGVRSISLPVDITNYVMFELGQPLHGYDLSTVVGGLGVRRAAAGETLITLDDVTRKLDPEDLVITDDQGPVGLAGVMGGARTEITASTTDVLIEAAGFDQVSIARTARRHKLPSEASRRFERGVDPLVAEAAANRAVELLVELAGGTADALGSTLVDDASRPAVTMRLSRAEELIGVPYTDAEVIDTLRAIGASVEADGEQLVVTAPTWRPDLTDDTTLVEEVARIVGYDRIPSVLPVAPPGRGLTTHQKALRRVAAALAADGLVEVVTAPFVSAATTAAYPGIDPAGGPSVALANALDSEQSLLRRSGLPALVDVARRNVSRGLVDVAVYETSRVFLPVDGTELGTTAVPAGAAHPGAETLRALDAALPAQPFHVSALLTGNRVVKQPGVQPEPFGIADALDVARTAAWAAGTELTVAQTTHPSLHPGRAASLLVGDVVVGVAGELLPELTAAADLPRVVAVVELDLDALVGAVPEIPAVAPIVTYPAATQDLSLVVGIDVPAGDVLDVVRTGAGELLEYARLVDDYRGSGVDEGQKSLTFALRFRATDRTLTAAEASEARDGAVRRAGERFGATLRD, encoded by the coding sequence ATGCGCGTCCCACTCCGTTGGCTCGGTGAGTCGGTCGACCTCCCCGAGGACGCCACCCTCGAGCACGTCCACGCGGCGCTGGTGTCGGTCGGTTTCGAAGAAGAAGCGGTCCACACGTTCGACCTGACCGGGCCCGTCGTGGTCGGTCGGGTGCTCGAGCGCGTCCCGGAGCCGCAGAAGAACGGCAAGACCATCAACTGGTGCCAGGTGGACGTCGGCGAGTCCGAGCCCCGCGGCATCGTCTGCGGCGCGCACAACTTCGACGTGGGCGACCTCGTCGTCGTCACGCTCCCCGGTGCCGTGCTCCCCGGACCGTTCCCGATCGCCGCGCGCAAGACCTACGGCCACGTGTCCGACGGCATGATCGCCTCGGCGCGCGAGCTCGGACTCGGCGACGAGCACGACGGCATCCTGCGCTTCGCGGACCTCGGGATGGAGCCGCAGGTCGGACAGGACGCGATCGCGCTCCTCGGCCTCGACGACGCCGCCGTCGAGATCAACGTGACGCCGGACCGTGGGTACGCCCTGAGCATGCGCGGTGTCGCACGGGAGTACGCGCACGCCACCGGTGCCTCGTTCCACGACCCCGTCGACCGCGTCGCTCCCCGCAGCGGCGAGGGCTTCACGGTGTCGATCTCCGACGATGCCCCGATCCGCGGCCGCGTCGGTGCGAGCACGTTCGTGACCCGGGTGGTCCGCGGTGTCGACGCCACCCGACCGACACCGGCCTGGATGGTGTCTCGACTGGCCCTCGCCGGTGTGCGCTCGATCTCGCTGCCCGTCGACATCACCAACTACGTCATGTTCGAGCTCGGCCAGCCCCTGCACGGGTACGACCTGTCGACGGTCGTCGGCGGGCTCGGCGTCCGTCGTGCGGCCGCGGGGGAGACCCTGATCACGCTCGACGACGTCACCAGGAAGCTCGACCCGGAAGACCTCGTCATCACCGACGACCAGGGCCCCGTCGGCCTCGCCGGGGTGATGGGCGGCGCCCGCACCGAGATCACGGCGTCGACCACCGACGTCCTGATCGAGGCCGCCGGCTTCGACCAGGTGTCGATCGCACGCACCGCCCGTCGGCACAAGCTCCCGAGCGAGGCGTCCCGGCGGTTCGAGCGCGGTGTCGACCCGCTCGTCGCCGAAGCCGCTGCCAACCGTGCCGTCGAGCTCCTCGTCGAGCTCGCCGGCGGCACGGCGGACGCCCTCGGATCGACGCTCGTCGACGACGCGTCCCGCCCGGCCGTCACGATGCGGCTGTCCCGCGCCGAGGAACTCATCGGCGTGCCCTACACGGACGCCGAGGTCATCGACACCCTGCGTGCGATCGGCGCCTCGGTGGAGGCCGACGGCGAGCAGCTCGTCGTCACGGCACCCACCTGGCGCCCGGACCTCACCGACGACACCACGCTGGTGGAAGAGGTCGCCCGCATCGTCGGCTACGACCGCATCCCGAGCGTCCTGCCCGTCGCTCCGCCCGGACGCGGTCTCACGACACACCAGAAGGCACTCCGTCGCGTCGCCGCAGCGCTCGCTGCCGACGGCCTCGTCGAGGTCGTCACGGCTCCGTTCGTGTCCGCAGCGACGACCGCCGCCTACCCGGGGATCGACCCGGCCGGCGGACCGAGCGTCGCGCTCGCGAACGCCCTCGACAGCGAGCAGAGCCTCCTCCGCCGGAGCGGTCTCCCCGCGCTCGTCGACGTCGCGCGCCGCAACGTGTCCCGCGGGCTCGTCGACGTCGCCGTGTACGAGACCTCACGCGTGTTCCTGCCGGTCGACGGCACCGAGCTCGGCACCACCGCGGTCCCGGCCGGAGCCGCGCACCCCGGCGCGGAGACGCTCCGTGCGCTCGACGCCGCACTGCCGGCGCAGCCGTTCCACGTGTCAGCGCTCCTCACCGGGAACCGCGTCGTCAAGCAGCCCGGCGTGCAACCGGAGCCGTTCGGCATCGCGGACGCCCTCGACGTCGCACGCACCGCGGCGTGGGCAGCCGGCACCGAGCTCACGGTCGCGCAGACCACGCACCCGTCGCTGCACCCCGGCCGTGCGGCGTCGCTGCTCGTCGGTGACGTCGTCGTCGGTGTCGCGGGGGAGCTCCTGCCCGAGCTGACCGCCGCTGCGGACCTGCCCCGGGTCGTCGCGGTCGTCGAGCTCGACCTCGACGCACTCGTCGGAGCCGTGCCCGAGATCCCCGCCGTTGCACCGATCGTGACCTACCCGGCGGCGACGCAGGACCTCTCGTTGGTGGTCGGCATCGACGTTCCGGCGGGTGATGTGCTCGACGTCGTCCGGACTGGTGCCGGAGAGCTGTTGGAGTATGCTCGCCTCGTGGATGACTACCGGGGCTCCGGCGTGGACGAGGGACAGAAGTCCCTGACGTTCGCGCTGCGCTTCCGTGCCACGGACCGCACCCTGACCGCTGCCGAGGCCTCTGAGGCCCGTGACGGCGCCGTCCGACGTGCCGGCGAGCGATTCGGGGCGACCCTGCGCGACTGA
- a CDS encoding acetylornithine transaminase has protein sequence MNTETQTETWNDRFGASLMRSLTPPKVMLERGSGCRVWDVDGKEYLDFLAGIAVNSLGHAHPVLVEAIADQAAKLVHVSNYFATPPQLELAERLKRITGAGDAGRVYFGNSGAEANEAAFKLARLNKGADGRKTRILALKQGFHGRTMGALALTGKPALQEDFLPMIPGVDHVDTTIEALEHAIDDTVAALILEPIKGEAGVVDLPDGFLAAARRLTEEHGALLILDEIQTGVGRTGSWFAFQHLGVVPDAITIAKGIAGGFPIGALVTFGRASELFSAGQHGSTFGGNPLGTRVANAVLGEIEDAGLVEAALVKGERIRAGIAAIASPLVEEIRGRGLLIGVGLHRPVAAAISAAALERGLIVNAPNEASLRIAPPLIVSDAEIDEFLSILAQSMAAVEGADQETSA, from the coding sequence GTGAACACCGAGACGCAGACCGAGACCTGGAACGACCGGTTCGGGGCGTCGCTGATGCGATCCCTGACCCCGCCGAAGGTCATGCTCGAGCGCGGGTCGGGCTGCCGCGTGTGGGACGTCGACGGCAAGGAATACCTCGACTTCCTCGCCGGCATCGCGGTGAACTCCCTCGGGCACGCGCACCCCGTCCTCGTCGAGGCGATCGCCGACCAGGCCGCCAAACTCGTGCACGTGTCGAACTACTTCGCGACGCCCCCGCAGCTCGAGCTCGCCGAGCGGCTGAAGCGCATCACCGGCGCCGGCGACGCGGGTCGCGTGTACTTCGGCAATTCCGGTGCGGAGGCGAACGAGGCCGCGTTCAAGCTCGCCCGGCTGAACAAGGGTGCTGATGGTCGGAAGACCCGGATCCTCGCACTCAAGCAGGGCTTCCACGGCCGCACGATGGGTGCGCTCGCGCTCACCGGCAAGCCCGCACTGCAAGAGGACTTCCTGCCGATGATCCCGGGGGTCGACCACGTCGACACCACGATCGAGGCGCTCGAGCACGCGATCGACGACACCGTCGCGGCGCTCATCCTCGAGCCGATCAAGGGCGAGGCCGGCGTCGTCGACCTGCCCGACGGGTTCCTCGCCGCCGCTCGTCGCTTGACCGAGGAGCACGGCGCGCTGCTCATCCTCGACGAGATCCAGACCGGTGTCGGCCGGACGGGGTCGTGGTTCGCGTTCCAGCACCTCGGGGTCGTCCCCGATGCCATCACGATCGCGAAGGGCATCGCGGGCGGGTTCCCGATCGGGGCGCTCGTGACCTTCGGTCGCGCCTCTGAGCTCTTCTCCGCCGGGCAGCACGGCTCGACCTTCGGTGGCAACCCGCTCGGCACCCGTGTCGCGAACGCGGTCCTCGGCGAGATCGAGGACGCCGGTCTCGTCGAGGCCGCCCTGGTCAAGGGGGAGCGGATCCGTGCGGGCATCGCCGCGATCGCCTCGCCGCTGGTCGAGGAGATCCGCGGGCGCGGCCTGCTCATCGGGGTCGGGCTGCACCGCCCCGTCGCGGCAGCCATCTCGGCTGCCGCACTCGAGCGGGGTCTCATCGTGAACGCCCCCAACGAGGCGAGCCTGCGCATCGCGCCGCCGCTCATCGTGTCCGACGCCGAGATCGACGAGTTCCTGTCGATCCTCGCCCAGAGCATGGCGGCCGTCGAGGGCGCCGACCAGGAGACCTCCGCATGA
- a CDS encoding NAGSA dehydrogenase family protein, which translates to MSVSVAVAGASGYAGGELLRILSAHPEFDVRTVTAFSNAGQPLIATQPHLRSLSHLTLVETTAENLRGHDVVFLALPHGQSGAITAELDADTLVVDCGADHRLTDPAAWEAFYGGDYFGAWTYGLPELLHAAPKPGSAEEWRDVDDIVAQGRQRVELANTKRIAVPGCNVTAVTLGIQPGVQAGLVQADDIVAVLSVGPSGAGKKLATTYLASEIMGSASAYAVGGKHRHIPEIQQNLRAAGASDVTISFTPVLVPMSRGILATTTAKLAPGVTARDVRLAWEQAYADEPFVHLLPEGAFPRVADTIGANTALVGIAVDEAAGRVVAVSALDNLAKGTGGAAVQSANIALGLPETLGLSVDGVAP; encoded by the coding sequence ATGTCCGTATCCGTCGCCGTGGCGGGAGCCAGCGGCTACGCGGGCGGTGAGCTGCTGCGCATCCTCTCCGCACATCCCGAGTTCGACGTCAGGACGGTGACGGCGTTCTCGAACGCCGGACAGCCGCTCATCGCGACGCAGCCCCACCTCCGTTCGCTGTCGCACCTGACGTTGGTCGAGACGACGGCGGAGAACCTCCGCGGGCACGACGTGGTGTTCCTGGCGCTGCCGCACGGACAGTCCGGCGCGATCACGGCGGAGCTCGACGCGGACACGCTCGTCGTCGACTGCGGCGCCGATCACCGGCTGACGGACCCGGCGGCCTGGGAAGCGTTCTACGGCGGCGACTACTTCGGCGCGTGGACCTACGGGCTGCCGGAACTCCTGCACGCAGCGCCGAAGCCGGGGTCGGCAGAGGAATGGCGCGACGTCGACGACATCGTCGCGCAGGGTCGGCAGCGGGTCGAGCTCGCGAACACCAAGCGGATCGCCGTTCCCGGATGCAACGTCACCGCGGTCACGCTCGGCATCCAGCCGGGCGTCCAGGCCGGTCTCGTCCAGGCGGACGACATCGTGGCGGTGCTCAGCGTCGGGCCGTCGGGGGCAGGCAAGAAGCTCGCGACGACCTACCTCGCGTCGGAGATCATGGGCTCTGCCAGCGCGTACGCCGTCGGCGGGAAGCACCGGCACATCCCGGAGATCCAGCAGAACCTGCGCGCGGCAGGGGCCTCGGACGTGACCATCTCGTTCACGCCGGTCCTCGTGCCGATGTCTCGTGGCATCCTCGCGACGACGACCGCCAAGCTCGCGCCCGGCGTCACCGCACGCGACGTCCGCCTCGCCTGGGAGCAGGCGTACGCGGACGAGCCGTTCGTGCACCTGCTGCCGGAGGGTGCGTTCCCGCGGGTCGCGGACACCATCGGTGCGAACACCGCGCTCGTCGGCATCGCCGTCGACGAAGCCGCCGGCCGTGTCGTCGCGGTCAGCGCCCTCGACAACCTCGCCAAGGGGACCGGCGGCGCCGCGGTGCAGTCGGCGAACATCGCCCTCGGCCTGCCGGAGACACTCGGCCTCAGCGTGGACGGAGTCGCACCGTGA
- the argH gene encoding argininosuccinate lyase has protein sequence MTDQTNAKTDATNTGALWGARFADGPSAELAALSKSTHFDWQLAPYDIAGSRAHARALHTAGYLTADELEQMTAGLDRLEQAHATGQLQPADSDEDVHGALERLLIADLGPELGGKLRAGRSRNDQIATLGRMHMLDHGRRIGRLVIDLVDAISQQASEHPAAIMPGRTHLQHAQPVLLAHHLLAHAWPLVRDLERLRDWSTRASVSPYGAGALAGSSLGLDPAAIARELGFDRPAENSIDATAARDTVAEFAFVLAQIGIDVSRLAEEVILWNTKEFGFVRLHDAFSTGSSIMPQKKNPDIAELARGKSGRLVGNLTGLLTTLKGLPLAYNRDLQEDKEPVFDSVATLEVLLPAFTGMIATLTFDTERMADLAPQGFSLATDVAEWLVRQGVPFRDAHEISGSLVRYCEERGVELDDPSDDEYLAVSEHLTPGVRAVLTIEGSTSSRSGVGGTAPDRVAEQLTGLTQRVHDLASGAPFTR, from the coding sequence ATGACGGACCAGACGAACGCCAAGACCGACGCCACGAACACCGGCGCACTGTGGGGCGCCCGCTTCGCGGACGGCCCGAGCGCCGAACTCGCCGCCCTGTCGAAGTCCACCCACTTCGACTGGCAGCTCGCGCCGTACGACATCGCCGGTTCCCGGGCCCATGCTCGCGCCCTGCACACGGCCGGGTACCTGACCGCCGACGAGCTCGAGCAGATGACCGCCGGCCTCGACCGCCTGGAGCAGGCCCACGCCACGGGCCAGCTGCAGCCCGCCGACAGCGACGAGGACGTCCACGGCGCGCTGGAACGCCTGCTCATCGCCGACCTCGGCCCCGAGCTCGGGGGCAAGCTCCGCGCCGGCCGCAGCCGGAACGACCAGATCGCCACCCTCGGCCGGATGCACATGCTCGACCACGGGCGCCGCATCGGCCGCCTGGTGATCGACCTGGTCGACGCGATCAGCCAGCAGGCGAGCGAACACCCGGCGGCGATCATGCCCGGCCGCACGCACCTGCAGCACGCCCAGCCCGTGCTCCTCGCGCACCACCTCCTCGCACACGCCTGGCCGCTGGTGCGCGACCTCGAGCGACTCCGCGACTGGTCCACCCGCGCGAGCGTCAGCCCGTACGGCGCCGGCGCCCTCGCCGGCAGCTCCCTCGGACTCGACCCCGCGGCGATCGCCCGCGAGCTCGGGTTCGACCGCCCGGCGGAGAACTCGATCGACGCCACCGCTGCCCGCGACACCGTCGCGGAGTTCGCGTTCGTCCTGGCGCAGATCGGTATCGACGTGTCGCGCCTCGCCGAAGAGGTCATCCTCTGGAACACGAAGGAGTTCGGCTTCGTGCGGTTGCACGACGCGTTCTCCACCGGGTCGAGCATCATGCCGCAGAAGAAGAACCCGGACATCGCCGAGCTGGCACGCGGCAAGTCCGGTCGACTCGTCGGCAACCTGACCGGCCTCCTGACGACGCTCAAGGGCCTCCCGCTCGCGTACAACCGCGACCTGCAAGAGGACAAGGAGCCTGTCTTCGACTCGGTCGCCACGCTCGAGGTCCTGCTGCCGGCGTTCACCGGCATGATCGCGACGCTGACCTTCGACACCGAGCGCATGGCCGACCTGGCACCGCAGGGTTTCTCGCTCGCGACCGACGTCGCCGAGTGGCTCGTCCGCCAGGGCGTCCCGTTCCGCGACGCGCACGAGATCTCGGGCTCCCTGGTCCGGTACTGCGAGGAGCGCGGCGTCGAGCTCGACGACCCGTCCGACGACGAGTACCTCGCCGTCTCCGAGCACCTCACCCCCGGCGTCCGCGCCGTCCTCACCATCGAGGGCAGCACGTCGTCCCGCTCGGGCGTCGGCGGGACGGCCCCGGATCGCGTCGCCGAGCAGCTCACGGGCCTGACGCAGCGTGTCCACGACCTGGCGAGCGGGGCGCCGTTCACCCGATGA
- the argB gene encoding acetylglutamate kinase: protein MADDAHTKQHEHELAAVKAATLIESLPWLKRFSGKIVVVKFGGNAMVNDDLKRAFAEDMVYLRYAGLHPVVVHGGGPQISAALKEQGIESEFRGGYRVTTTEAITVVRDVLAGEVNREIVDLMNEHGDGIGVGVFGDGGSLFTGEQKGVVVDGEHFDLGHVGDITHVDPSGVLAAIRANQIPVVSSIAIDDADPDQALNVNADAAAAALAIALGASKLLMLTDVPGLYRNWPDRDSIIDLIAVEELRELLPSLESGMIPKMTACLDAVVGGVGGATIIDGRIPHSILLEVFTLRGAGTEVIPDPSRRTENQNTHAEIGRRGPAVTHDTTHGTNTKGPAR, encoded by the coding sequence ATGGCCGACGACGCACACACCAAGCAGCACGAGCACGAGCTCGCCGCCGTCAAGGCCGCGACGCTCATCGAGTCCCTGCCCTGGCTCAAGCGGTTCTCCGGCAAGATCGTCGTCGTCAAGTTCGGCGGCAACGCCATGGTGAACGACGACCTCAAGCGGGCCTTCGCCGAGGACATGGTCTACCTCCGCTACGCAGGCCTGCACCCGGTCGTGGTGCACGGCGGCGGTCCGCAGATCTCCGCCGCGCTCAAGGAACAGGGCATCGAGTCCGAGTTCCGCGGTGGCTACCGCGTCACCACGACCGAGGCGATCACCGTCGTCCGCGACGTCCTGGCCGGCGAGGTGAACCGCGAGATCGTCGACCTGATGAACGAGCACGGCGACGGCATCGGCGTCGGCGTGTTCGGCGACGGCGGCTCGCTGTTCACGGGCGAACAGAAGGGCGTCGTCGTCGACGGCGAGCACTTCGACCTCGGGCACGTCGGTGACATCACCCACGTCGACCCGTCGGGTGTGCTCGCGGCGATCCGGGCGAACCAGATCCCCGTCGTGTCGAGCATCGCGATCGACGACGCCGACCCCGACCAGGCGCTGAACGTGAACGCCGACGCTGCGGCGGCCGCACTCGCGATCGCACTGGGCGCCTCGAAGCTGCTGATGCTGACCGACGTCCCCGGGCTCTACCGCAACTGGCCCGACCGCGACTCGATCATCGACCTCATCGCGGTCGAGGAACTGCGCGAACTCCTGCCGTCGCTCGAGTCGGGGATGATCCCGAAGATGACCGCGTGCCTCGACGCCGTGGTCGGCGGGGTCGGCGGCGCGACGATCATCGACGGCCGGATCCCGCACTCGATCCTCCTCGAGGTCTTCACGCTCCGTGGCGCGGGCACCGAGGTGATCCCGGACCCGAGCCGGCGCACCGAGAACCAGAACACCCACGCCGAGATCGGCCGACGCGGCCCGGCGGTCACGCACGACACCACGCACGGCACGAACACGAAGGGACCCGCACGGTGA
- a CDS encoding argininosuccinate synthase codes for MADRVVLAYSGGLDTSVGIGWLREATGKDVVALTVDLGQGGDDLQTVRQRALDCGAVEAVVIDAKDEFADEYVVPAIKANALYQKRYPLVSALSRPLIAKHLAATAKQLGADTVAHGCSGKGNDQVRFEAAVAAIAPELTSIAPVRDLALTRDKVIAYADAHGLPIRHRGDSVDQNVWGRAVEAASLEDPWTAPTEYLYASTQDPTLPRDPDEVTITFEQGVPVAIDGQRFSVLRIVQELNALAGRHGVGRIDVLEDRLVGIKSREVYEAPAAIALIAAHEELESLTLERDVARYKRRVEADWAELVYDGLWFGGLKRGLDAFIDHTQQHVSGDVRLQLHGGRATVTGRRSEQSLYDFELATNDTGDTFDQEQAKGFIDIWSLPSRIAARRDRAN; via the coding sequence GTGGCAGACCGCGTCGTCCTGGCCTACTCCGGCGGACTCGACACGTCCGTCGGCATCGGCTGGCTGCGCGAGGCCACCGGCAAGGACGTCGTGGCGCTGACGGTCGACCTCGGTCAGGGCGGCGACGACCTGCAGACCGTCCGCCAGCGCGCCCTGGACTGCGGCGCGGTGGAAGCCGTGGTCATCGACGCGAAGGACGAGTTCGCCGACGAGTACGTCGTGCCCGCGATCAAGGCGAACGCGCTCTACCAGAAGCGGTACCCACTGGTCTCCGCCCTGAGCCGCCCGCTCATCGCGAAGCACCTCGCGGCCACGGCGAAGCAGCTCGGCGCCGACACCGTCGCGCACGGGTGCTCCGGGAAGGGCAACGACCAGGTCCGCTTCGAGGCGGCGGTGGCCGCGATCGCCCCCGAGCTGACGTCGATCGCCCCGGTCCGTGACCTCGCGCTGACCAGGGACAAGGTGATCGCCTACGCCGACGCGCACGGTCTCCCGATCCGGCACCGGGGCGACTCGGTCGACCAGAACGTCTGGGGACGCGCGGTGGAGGCCGCTTCCCTCGAGGACCCGTGGACCGCCCCGACTGAGTACCTCTACGCGTCCACGCAGGACCCGACGCTCCCACGTGACCCGGACGAGGTCACGATCACGTTCGAGCAGGGCGTCCCGGTCGCCATCGACGGTCAGCGCTTCAGCGTGCTGCGCATCGTCCAGGAGCTGAACGCCCTGGCCGGCCGGCACGGCGTCGGTCGCATCGACGTCCTCGAAGACCGCCTCGTGGGCATCAAGTCGCGCGAGGTGTACGAGGCCCCTGCAGCGATCGCGCTCATCGCCGCGCACGAGGAACTCGAGAGCCTCACCCTCGAGCGTGACGTCGCCCGCTACAAGCGCAGGGTCGAGGCCGACTGGGCCGAGCTGGTCTACGACGGGCTCTGGTTCGGAGGCCTCAAGCGGGGTCTCGACGCGTTCATCGACCACACCCAGCAGCACGTGTCCGGGGACGTCCGACTGCAGCTCCACGGTGGCCGTGCGACGGTCACGGGGCGCCGCTCCGAGCAGAGTCTCTACGACTTCGAGCTCGCGACGAACGACACGGGCGACACCTTCGACCAGGAGCAGGCGAAGGGCTTCATCGACATCTGGTCGCTCCCGAGCCGCATCGCGGCCCGCCGCGACCGCGCCAACTGA